The nucleotide sequence GCGTCCGCTATAACGAAACGGACGCGATGGGTTTTCTGCATCATGGAAATTACTTCACGTATTTTGAAATGGGTCGCACGGAACTCTTCCGCTCGCAGGGTGGCAACTATCGCGAAATGGAAGAGAAAGGTTACCTGCTGGTGGTCGCAAAGATCGAATGCAAATACCGTCTGCCCGCCCGCTATGATGATGTACTGACACTGCGAACCACGCTGGAGA is from Gimesia maris and encodes:
- a CDS encoding acyl-CoA thioesterase, translated to MSASHEIEIRVRYNETDAMGFLHHGNYFTYFEMGRTELFRSQGGNYREMEEKGYLLVVAKIECKYRLPARYDDVLTLRTTLERVTGAKLEHKYELFRDGASVAVAHSVIACVDREGNIQRMPAAMEQLGTES